A genomic window from Sorex araneus isolate mSorAra2 chromosome 2, mSorAra2.pri, whole genome shotgun sequence includes:
- the LOC101539145 gene encoding mortality factor 4-like protein 1, with protein sequence MMPKQDPKPKFQEGEQVLCFHGPLLYEAKCVKVAIKDKQVKYFIHYSGWNKNWDEWVPESRVLKYVDTNLQKQRELQKANQEQYAEGKMRGAAPGKKTSGLQQKNVEVKTKKNKQKAPGNGDGGSTSETPQPPQKKRAQVDPTVENEETFMNGVEVKVKIPEELKPWLVDDWDLITGQKQLFYLPAKKNVDSILEDYANYKKFRGNTDNKEYAVNEVVAGIKEHFNVMLGTQLLYKFERPQYAEILADHPDSPMSQVYGAPHLLRLFVRIGAMLAYTPLDEKSLALLLNYLHDFLKYLAKNSATLFSASNYEVAPPEYHRKAV encoded by the coding sequence ATGATGCCCAAGCAGGACCCGAAGCCTAAATTCCAGGAGGGTGAGCAAGTGCTGTGTTTTCATGGGCCTCTTCTTTATGAAGCAAAGTGTGTAAAGGTTGCCATAAAGGACAAACAAGTGAAATACTTTATACATTACAGTGGTTGGAATAAAAATTGGGATGAATGGGTTCCAGAAAGCAGAGTGCTCAAATATGTAGACACCAATCTGCAGAAACAGCGAGAACTTCAAAAAGCTAATCAGGAGCAGTATGCAGAGGGGAAGATGAGAGGGGCTGCCCCAGGGAAGAAGACATCTGGGCTCCAACAGAAAAACGTCgaagtgaaaacaaaaaagaacaaacagaaagctcCTGGGAATGGAGATGGAGGCAGTACCAGTGAGACACCTCAGCCTCCTCAGAAGAAAAGAGCTCAAGTAGATCCCACAGTTGAAAATGAGGAGACTTTCATGAACGGAGTTGAAGTTAAAGTAAAAATTCCTGAAGAACTGAAACCATGGCTGGTTGATGACTGGGACTTAATTACTGGACAGAAACAGCTTTTCTATCTCCCTGCCAAAAAGAATGTGGATTCCATTCTAGAGGATTATGCAAATTATAAGAAATTTCGTGGAAACACAGATAATAAAGAGTATGCTGTCAACGAAGTTGTGGCAGGGATCAAAGAGCACTTCAATGTGATGCTGGGCACTCAGCTCCTGTACAAGTTTGAGAGACCACAGTATGCTGAGATCTTGGCAGACCACCCTGATTCCCCCATGTCCCAGGTGTATGGGGCACCGCACCTGCTGAGATTGTTTGTAAGAATTGGAGCAATGTTGGCCTATACGCCTCTGGATGAGAAGAGCCTTGCTTTATTACTGAATTACCTTCATGATTTTCTAAAGTACTTGGCAAAGAATTCCGCAACTCTGTTTAGTGCCAGCAATTATGAAGTGGcgcctcctgagtaccaccggaaAGCAGTGTGA